GCCGGCACGGGTGTCCGCTGCAATCCGCACCGGATCGTGAGCACGGCTGGCGCGGCAGCCATGCTGCCGCACTCCACACTGCGCGCCACGCACATGATGCGCGTGTAAGGCAACCCATTCAGCACGTGATACCACGGCTGGAGCGGCGCGCTGCCATCGGGCCAGTCACCCAAAACAGCATCCATGGCGATCATACCTGCTGATACACACGTGGTTGATACCAGGTATGGGTAATGCATAGCGGGGGTGGGTGAGGGGAGGGCAGACGTGTGATTCATGGCTTCCTGATAGGGTAGACGTTGTGTTCGTTCATCTGTCCTGGCCGTCCGTGAATACCGTCAGGGCCGGGAGCTTGCTTTTGGCTCCTCCCTCCAGCACTGGTACCGGCACCATGCGCGCCGGAGGCGCGCGCTCCCAGCTCCCGGCTGGGGAGCACGCCCATCATCACTCCCCCGACCCGCTCCGGCACGCGGGCAATGCAGTATTCGAGGTATGGGTAATGCATAGCCCACAGCGCGAGAGAGACCGGGGCGAGGACGTATGGTGTCCGCTACTGTATCGCCTGTAAGGAGCAGGAGTTAACGGTTCGGGGTGTAGCCGCTTTCGCGAGCCTGTTCAAGGTTACGCCGCATCGTCGAGCGCGGGGGTTAACGGTTCAGCGTGGAGAAGCCGTATGTGATATACCGGGTTATGGGCGTATTAGTGGCGTGCGCTCCTACTGGTTACCAACGCTTGCGCACAGCAGTGCACTGATCAGGTGCAGTGTCAGCACGACTGTGGGTAGGGCATCATAACTTTTATTACACACAAAACGTGACACCGGGCGATCATCCTCGACACCCTTGCATCTACAAGTGGATGCACGGTGGACAGTATCAACAACCATAGCGAATGGCAGCCCTCTGGCCGCCATTCGCTGAGATGTCCGGCCCTCATCGGTGATTCGATGAGCTGATGATGAGGGCTGGCAGCTACATCCTAACGCTGAACCAACGGTACACGCACGATAAAGCTGGCCGACGGCTCCTGCTGCTCGGCTTCGAGACCTAATCCAAGCGTGCCCTGTTCGTGCAGCAGTTGGAAATATGTCTCAACCTCATCGCCGGTATTGCTTTGCTGGGTCAGCGCAACACCCTGAGCACCCATCTGCGCTGATGACAGTGCCGATGGCTGCGCAATACCGTACCACGTCCCATCAGCACGGCCCCAGGTCACTTCCAGATATGCCAGGCCAGTGGCTTCGTAGTGCTCGATCTGGAATGTTCGCCAACCGGCACTGATAGCCACATTGGCACAGGTCTGCCCCACGCTATCACGCCAGCGTTCAAACTTCACCTGCCCATCAACCTTAAACCGGAAGCCATCATCGGATCTGACGCAGATACGATACGTTCCGCCTCTGAGCGATACCGGCCAGGTGAAGCGTGACGAGAAGTTGTCTTGATTGGACGCATGCGGTCCGCCTAATCCCCAATTCTTGCTCACCGTATTGAGAACTTCCGAGCGGTAGGTTCCGCTGAAATTACGGTTACTCCAATATTCGGCGAACACCCTCGGCCAGAAGGCAAATTCCATCGAAGCCACACTACTATTTTCGTAGAAATCAACTATCAGGTTGTGTGTGCCGGGATTGAGGCGGTAGTAGGATGAATACGCCGACCGTGCTGCGTGATCCCACCATTGACTCAAAATCAGATTGCCATTCAGAAAGACCCGGCTGCCATCATCACTGCGCGTGTAGAACTGCCAGGCACCACCGGGCAGGAAGAGTGAACGCTGCCAGCGCACCGAGAAATTATCAGGTGGCAATGCAGGGTCTGGGCTGCCCAAGCCCCAGTTGAAATTGATAGCGGGATCATTGCGCGTGAGTGCCGGTGTTCCTTGCAGGAAGCGATTGCTATAATACGATCCTGTCCATACCATGGCAGGTGTATGGTATTGCCAGTTTACCCGTACCGCAGCAGTACGCACTACCTCATAATACTCAACTTTAATCACATGCTCACCGGCCGCGAGGTAAACGTCAGTGGCCGAAGGGGTAAAGGATCGCGGTTGCCATTGATTCAGCACCAGCCTTCCATTAACATAGATCCGCAAACCATCATCAGAAGCGGTGGTGAAGCGATACACACCACTCCGATCAACACGCACCTTTTTTGTCCAGCGTACCGAGAAGTTGTCGGCCTGTACCCCAGGAGCTGGTGCGCCAGTCTCCCAGTTAAAATTAATCGTGTTGTCACCCCGCACTAACACCGGGCTCCCGGATAGTGACGTATTGTTGAAGTATTCGCCACGCCATTGCGAAGCGTCGACCACCGAACCGGTGCTGGCAATGGCGTTGACTTTAAATGCCCAGAAGAAGCCAGGATAAGTTGCGGTCATCTGTTCCCAGGTGTACACCACCCCTGCCCCATCCCGCAAAGTACCATAGGTACGGCGGTTATTGGCATTCCCTGCCGGATCGTTGACGATCAGTCGCACCTCATTGCCGGCCCGCTCATAACCAATAATCACTACGATATGGCCGACGCTGGAAAGATTGGTGCCGGCAATGACCGCATGACCGCGTTCGAGCGCGTAGATTACCCCCTGGAGTGTGTAGATATGGTGCTGCTGCGTATCGCTATTGTAGGGAGGACCACCCTTTTGATCAATGCCATACAGGCGGAGTGCCCGTTCTGAGGGTTCGCGTCCGAATGAGGATGACGGCACATAGGTGCCGTTGTAGTAATGGCCGTGGTGGAATTGCACGACAAGGTTGCCGAGATCACCGCGTACTTTGCCTAGACTGGCCAGCACCATGACTGTGGATGCTGTGCCACACGATTGGTTTTTACCGGTAAAATTCGCCGGTGTATCGATTTTCTGATGCACATACGGTGCATACGTCGTTGGGTCGAAACCGGGCACGATATACCGACTGTACAGCGTCGTTGCCGTAGCCTGGGTTTCAACTGAAGCCAGTTCCGTGTTATCCAGACCAAAGACAACCAGTCCTTTGGTGAAAGGATTGGCCACACTATCGAGCGCTGGCAAGCCGATCAGCGCCGAACCATCCTCACTCCACTGGAGACCGTTCGTCTGCACCGAGACCGTCAGGGTTTGGGTTGTATCCGTCTGCAAATCGTGGACGAGCACCTCACCGGTCGAGCGCCGGGCAATCGCCACCCTGTCACCCTGCGGTGACCAGACCGCAGCGCCAATATCACGCGGGTCGCTGTAGACCTCTTGAACGTTACTACCATCAAGATTCGCCGTCAACAGGCTGGTACCACTCTCAGGAACGGTGGAGAAGAGCGAACTGGTGGTCACAGCCGCAATGCGCGTCGTGTTAGGAGCGGTCTGGACAATATCGAATGAGAGGTAAATGGTATCGTCGTCGTTGCGGAGCAGATCGCGCACGGTACCATCGTCAACATCAATGCTGTTGAGACCGACCAGACTCTGCGTTTCGGTATTGACGACGGTATAGAACAGCGTGCCAGTGTCAGCAATCCCGGCCACTATCTGCCCTACACCCTCACCCACAATCTGCTCGTGGGTCTGACCATCGGCGCTGCTCAGCCACAGTTCACCGGCGAAGCTGGCCACGGCTGCCTGTTCCATGCGGTTGATGGCGTTTGCATCAGCTTCGCCAGCGAAGGGGCCACGGGCCAGCGTATAAGCAACCTGATCGCCATACCAGGCGAATGAGGTCGCCGCCAGTGCCGGATCCTCACTGGCGTAGATGAGGGTTGTATCCAGACCGTAGAGATCGGTCACGAAGATCGCACTATTCCCGGTATCACCATCAATCACCATATACGCCACTCGTTGCCGATCTGGGGAGAGCTTCGCAATCACCCGATCAACGGTGACGGAACTGACCGGAACAGCCGTAACCAGATGCCAGGCATCATCGCGCAAGAAATAGATGCCGTAGGTCGAGGTATTGTACGCCAACACATAGACACTGGCCGGCAGATTGGGATCACCAGACATGATGAGATTTTGCTCCTGATTTTGGGCTTGTGCTGGCGTGATTGGCCGCACTACACTGAGCAGGAGCAGTGCAATCAACCCAAACGATAGCCACCATGGACGGAGAGAGCGTGTACGCATAGAACCATCCTTTCCCCAACTTAGCGCTGAATCAGCGGCACATAGATCCGAACCGGCGTGACGATGTCGTCAATGGCAAAGGGGAGTGCAGGTGCTGTGGTAACCCGATAGAAACGACCTCCGTTATCTTCAATGCTGCCATCCATCGCAATCAGACGCAGGAAGTA
This genomic window from Chloroflexus aurantiacus J-10-fl contains:
- a CDS encoding PA14 domain-containing protein, whose product is MRTRSLRPWWLSFGLIALLLLSVVRPITPAQAQNQEQNLIMSGDPNLPASVYVLAYNTSTYGIYFLRDDAWHLVTAVPVSSVTVDRVIAKLSPDRQRVAYMVIDGDTGNSAIFVTDLYGLDTTLIYASEDPALAATSFAWYGDQVAYTLARGPFAGEADANAINRMEQAAVASFAGELWLSSADGQTHEQIVGEGVGQIVAGIADTGTLFYTVVNTETQSLVGLNSIDVDDGTVRDLLRNDDDTIYLSFDIVQTAPNTTRIAAVTTSSLFSTVPESGTSLLTANLDGSNVQEVYSDPRDIGAAVWSPQGDRVAIARRSTGEVLVHDLQTDTTQTLTVSVQTNGLQWSEDGSALIGLPALDSVANPFTKGLVVFGLDNTELASVETQATATTLYSRYIVPGFDPTTYAPYVHQKIDTPANFTGKNQSCGTASTVMVLASLGKVRGDLGNLVVQFHHGHYYNGTYVPSSSFGREPSERALRLYGIDQKGGPPYNSDTQQHHIYTLQGVIYALERGHAVIAGTNLSSVGHIVVIIGYERAGNEVRLIVNDPAGNANNRRTYGTLRDGAGVVYTWEQMTATYPGFFWAFKVNAIASTGSVVDASQWRGEYFNNTSLSGSPVLVRGDNTINFNWETGAPAPGVQADNFSVRWTKKVRVDRSGVYRFTTASDDGLRIYVNGRLVLNQWQPRSFTPSATDVYLAAGEHVIKVEYYEVVRTAAVRVNWQYHTPAMVWTGSYYSNRFLQGTPALTRNDPAINFNWGLGSPDPALPPDNFSVRWQRSLFLPGGAWQFYTRSDDGSRVFLNGNLILSQWWDHAARSAYSSYYRLNPGTHNLIVDFYENSSVASMEFAFWPRVFAEYWSNRNFSGTYRSEVLNTVSKNWGLGGPHASNQDNFSSRFTWPVSLRGGTYRICVRSDDGFRFKVDGQVKFERWRDSVGQTCANVAISAGWRTFQIEHYEATGLAYLEVTWGRADGTWYGIAQPSALSSAQMGAQGVALTQQSNTGDEVETYFQLLHEQGTLGLGLEAEQQEPSASFIVRVPLVQR